A stretch of the Salarias fasciatus chromosome 3, fSalaFa1.1, whole genome shotgun sequence genome encodes the following:
- the emc4 gene encoding ER membrane protein complex subunit 4 isoform X1 has translation MIQCFLLLGWSAEVFFAMASPGGQGSGALATRCGAGARRMKWALELSLGNTRSRGDRQGGQGDVVYPIGYSEKPVPDTSIQETDKNLVEKRCWDVALGPLKQIPMNLFIMYMSGNTISIFPIMMVCMMAWRPIQALMSMSATFKLLESSSQQWLQGLVYLIGNLLGSALAIYKCQSMGLLPTHSSDWLAFIEPPQRMEIMGGGMVL, from the exons ATGATACA GTGCTTTTTGCTTCTGGGGTGGAGCGCTGAAGTTTTTTTTGCCATGGCTTCTCCAGGGGGGCAAGGATCAGGAGCTCTGGCTACCAGATGTGGAGCTGGGGCAAGAAGGATGAAGTGGGCGCTGGAGCTGAGCCTGGGTAACACCAG GAGTCGTGGTGACAGGCAGGGCGGCCAGGGAGACGTTGTTTACCCCATCGGTTACTCAGAGAAGCCGGTCCCCGACACCAGCATTCAGGAAACAGACAAGAACCTTGTGGAAAAG CGCTGCTGGGATGTGGCCCTTGGACCCTTAAAACAGATCCCCATGAACCTGTTCATCATGTACATGTCAGGAAACACCATCTCCATCTTCCCCATCATGATGGTGTGCATGATGGCCTGGAGGCCCATCCAGGCTCTGATGTCCATGTCTGCCA CCTTCAAGCTGTTGGAGAGCTCTAGTCAGCAGTGGCTTCAAGGACTGGTGTACCTGATCGGAAACCTCTTGGGCTCAGCGTTAGCCATCTACAAATGTCAATCAATGGGCCTGCTACCGACGCATTcgtctgattggctggcctTCATAGAGCCGCCACAG AGGATGGAGATCATGGGCGGAGGGATGGTGTTGTGA
- the emc4 gene encoding ER membrane protein complex subunit 4 isoform X2, with protein MASPGGQGSGALATRCGAGARRMKWALELSLGNTRSRGDRQGGQGDVVYPIGYSEKPVPDTSIQETDKNLVEKRCWDVALGPLKQIPMNLFIMYMSGNTISIFPIMMVCMMAWRPIQALMSMSATFKLLESSSQQWLQGLVYLIGNLLGSALAIYKCQSMGLLPTHSSDWLAFIEPPQRMEIMGGGMVL; from the exons ATGGCTTCTCCAGGGGGGCAAGGATCAGGAGCTCTGGCTACCAGATGTGGAGCTGGGGCAAGAAGGATGAAGTGGGCGCTGGAGCTGAGCCTGGGTAACACCAG GAGTCGTGGTGACAGGCAGGGCGGCCAGGGAGACGTTGTTTACCCCATCGGTTACTCAGAGAAGCCGGTCCCCGACACCAGCATTCAGGAAACAGACAAGAACCTTGTGGAAAAG CGCTGCTGGGATGTGGCCCTTGGACCCTTAAAACAGATCCCCATGAACCTGTTCATCATGTACATGTCAGGAAACACCATCTCCATCTTCCCCATCATGATGGTGTGCATGATGGCCTGGAGGCCCATCCAGGCTCTGATGTCCATGTCTGCCA CCTTCAAGCTGTTGGAGAGCTCTAGTCAGCAGTGGCTTCAAGGACTGGTGTACCTGATCGGAAACCTCTTGGGCTCAGCGTTAGCCATCTACAAATGTCAATCAATGGGCCTGCTACCGACGCATTcgtctgattggctggcctTCATAGAGCCGCCACAG AGGATGGAGATCATGGGCGGAGGGATGGTGTTGTGA